A single window of Alphaproteobacteria bacterium DNA harbors:
- a CDS encoding SDR family oxidoreductase, translating into MSPLLQGHIAVVTGGGSGIGEAIALGYAEQGATVAVLDVNATAGADTARQIATAGGRATSLEVDVTDRAACDAAAAEVQRQLGPISILVNNAGINRRTPITGDKAAVRQDWDDIIDLNIKGVFNITHAFLDQLRATKGRVVNIGSIQSFVHVRWPNSAAYTTSKHGVLGFTRALAAELGPEGIRVNAIGPGMIETPLNKAAREANPDMVAQVMSHTPLGRPGKPGDIVGPAIFLASDLAAYVTGGIVMADGGFRSV; encoded by the coding sequence ATGAGCCCGTTGTTGCAGGGACATATCGCGGTCGTCACCGGCGGCGGCTCCGGCATCGGAGAAGCCATCGCGCTCGGCTATGCGGAGCAGGGCGCGACCGTCGCCGTGCTGGACGTCAACGCCACGGCGGGCGCCGACACGGCCCGGCAGATCGCGACCGCCGGCGGCCGCGCCACCAGCCTGGAGGTCGACGTGACCGACCGGGCCGCCTGCGACGCCGCGGCGGCTGAGGTGCAGCGGCAGTTGGGCCCGATCTCGATCCTGGTGAACAATGCCGGCATCAACCGCCGCACGCCGATCACCGGCGACAAGGCCGCGGTGCGCCAGGACTGGGACGACATCATCGACCTGAACATCAAGGGCGTGTTCAACATCACCCACGCCTTTCTGGACCAGTTGCGGGCGACCAAGGGGCGCGTGGTCAATATCGGCTCGATCCAGTCCTTCGTGCATGTGCGCTGGCCGAACTCGGCCGCCTACACCACGTCCAAGCACGGCGTGCTGGGCTTCACCCGCGCGCTGGCGGCGGAACTGGGGCCGGAGGGCATTCGCGTCAACGCCATCGGCCCGGGCATGATCGAAACGCCGCTGAACAAGGCCGCGCGCGAGGCGAACCCGGACATGGTGGCCCAGGTGATGAGCCACACGCCGCTGGGGCGCCCCGGCAAGCCCGGCGACATTGTCGGGCCGGCGATCTTTCTCGCCTCCGATCTGGCCGCCTACGTGACCGGCGGCATCGTCATGGCGGACGGCGGTTTCCGCAGCGTCTAG
- a CDS encoding polysaccharide deacetylase, with protein MATWLDLERELRTWRAAGETPTFWWRDDDADAPTAALERLLALADGHGAPLHLAVVPRDVSPELAPLLGQSGEVYVLQHGFAHVNHEPAGAPAAEVGQGRPATLKLRDLREGWRRLRAAQLPNLLPGLTPPWNRISHDTVVQLPRLGYRLLSTGYPRKARKAAPGLHRVNIHVDPIRWKRGPEFRQVEGTLELLTEHLARRRLGVVDPAEPTGLSTHHLQTGEPVWEFLDQLLERLTHRERGRWVRLASILESG; from the coding sequence ATGGCGACTTGGCTGGACCTCGAACGGGAATTGCGGACCTGGCGGGCAGCCGGTGAGACACCCACTTTCTGGTGGCGCGACGACGATGCCGACGCGCCGACCGCGGCGCTGGAGCGCCTGCTGGCGCTGGCCGACGGGCATGGCGCGCCGCTGCATCTGGCGGTGGTGCCGCGGGACGTGTCGCCGGAACTGGCGCCCCTGCTGGGGCAGTCGGGCGAGGTCTATGTGCTTCAGCACGGCTTTGCGCACGTCAATCACGAACCGGCCGGCGCGCCGGCCGCGGAGGTGGGGCAGGGCCGACCCGCAACCCTGAAGCTGCGCGATCTCCGCGAGGGCTGGCGCCGGCTGCGGGCGGCGCAGTTGCCCAACCTGCTGCCCGGCCTGACGCCGCCCTGGAACCGGATTTCCCACGATACCGTCGTGCAATTGCCGCGGCTCGGCTATCGCCTGCTGTCGACCGGCTATCCGCGCAAGGCCCGGAAGGCGGCGCCGGGCCTGCATCGTGTCAACATCCATGTGGACCCGATCCGCTGGAAGCGGGGGCCGGAATTCCGCCAGGTCGAGGGCACGCTGGAATTGCTGACCGAACATCTCGCCCGGCGGCGACTGGGTGTGGTCGATCCCGCCGAGCCGACCGGCCTTTCCACCCACCATCTCCAGACCGGCGAGCCGGTGTGGGAGTTCCTGGACCAGCTTCTGGAACGCCTGACCCACCGGGAGCGCGGCCGATGGGTGCGTCTCGCCTCCATCCTCGAATCCGGTTAG